In Alosa sapidissima isolate fAloSap1 chromosome 5, fAloSap1.pri, whole genome shotgun sequence, the genomic stretch AGACAACAACTTGCATTTATATGGCGCTTTTCAAGACACCCAAAGCGCTTCACCGTGATGgaggaacctcactaaccaccataTGTGTAGTACCCACAcccacattttgtttttattattattgatcttGTCACATTTGCTTTTCCTGAGCATACTTTTCTCTCTAAAACTGAAACACACCTGCATCCCTCAGTAGTCCATATCAGAATCTCAAATACAATACTGCATCTGCTGTGAGAGAAGATCATAAcatttaaattgtttaacagtagtCAATGGTTGTACAAGCAGTAGTACATATATACAAAGCATGCTGTGGATTGTTAATCTGTCTATGTTGACAGGTTTCTTTTACATACAAAAGTGAGGGGGCCTACCAAAACTTTACTGTTATTCCTTTGCGGTGCAATATGAAAATTACAGCACTATTAATGAACATGTACATAAGcaaaacagacacagaaaacAAATCATTACTATTCACAGTATCTACAATTACATTTGTAAGTCCTGTCATTAGATTTGCAATCATGAAAAATAAGAGTTGATTTCGGTTCACAGATTGAATAAGGCATAAGCCTTCCATTTCCGTTCTTGGATTTGCTTTCTTCATTTCATCATCTTGATGCAGATTCCATGAGGTTGGAATGATGTAACAATTTGTCAGGGCTTTTGCAAATAGTAAAACGACATCAACAACACTTAAACAAGTCAAGAAGTACATGCATTCAGCAATAATCCAGACACAGTAAGGCAGATTGGCCATCCGACGTGAAACTGGTTCTATGTGTATTTGACAGAAGTGTAACATCACATATAATAGAAAACTTACAATTAATAGCTTCTGAATAACTTTCAACCAGTCTTTGATCAGTAGTCGTGTTTCCATTATGTACAGCCCGACTTGCACTCCTGCCATGTAAATAGCTACATAGCCAAACACAGAGAAGATGCCCTCTCGGTTAGCAGCAAGAAAACTCCCAGTCCTATCTTCACTGTGGATAATGAAAGTTTTCAAGCTAGTTGTCTCGAGGACAACCTGATAAATTCCAGAAATCAAAAGTGCAAAAAGCCAGGATTTCTTGACTGGAAATATAGCCAAAATTATGGATGCTATGACTCTCACTATTGctaaagtgaaaaaaaagttCCAGTGAACTCCATACTCGGACACATGCTCCTGATATCCTGACATTTTCACACTAATCATCCTTGCCATCCCAAGCAAAACCAAGGGCCAGACAGACCACAGTTGTCTCACAACATGGCT encodes the following:
- the pigw gene encoding phosphatidylinositol-glycan biosynthesis class W protein, whose product is MDGVMSKKLLKEAFVSNLNGTTLGEVAFGSLVAPLCVLSRGLFFILYYRGKETFPLSWKSHFLLDFTFLVLPLVLYSTLFSGVLYLAITGLAVIDVGVLYQVYQKKKPAAPLLDLMKRFLQSKVETNLVPFVTVFRVQVNVKTALCILAVDFSVFPRRYAKTETYGTGVMDLGVGAYILANAIVCPEARRKEKKGSNFSHVVRQLWSVWPLVLLGMARMISVKMSGYQEHVSEYGVHWNFFFTLAIVRVIASIILAIFPVKKSWLFALLISGIYQVVLETTSLKTFIIHSEDRTGSFLAANREGIFSVFGYVAIYMAGVQVGLYIMETRLLIKDWLKVIQKLLIVSFLLYVMLHFCQIHIEPVSRRMANLPYCVWIIAECMYFLTCLSVVDVVLLFAKALTNCYIIPTSWNLHQDDEMKKANPRTEMEGLCLIQSVNRNQLLFFMIANLMTGLTNVIVDTVNSNDLFSVSVLLMYMFINSAVIFILHRKGITVKFW